From Echinicola jeungdonensis, the proteins below share one genomic window:
- a CDS encoding alginate export family protein gives MKKFIYLTSILVCLIAYKATAQFTLSAEVRPRSEFRNGFKTLTDESKDPAFFTEQRSRLYMDYMDDKFKFKLALQDIRIWGETSQIFKEEYGKTFISEAWGQYYFTPTFSVRAGRQILSYDNQRFLGGLEWAQQGRRHDALLFQYEGIENKTKLHLGFAYNQDDDVAEPGFLQAPGADFYSVGGNYKTMQFAWFNKGFGSSSLSLLALNAGYQNAADSSVSYKQTFGAIGSTSLGAVKLAGDFYYQTGSQGGNDISALLAGVNATFKTPVTPLTLGVEYISGDDDPTDGKSNNFSPDFGTNHAHNGFMDYFFVGPANGAVGVTDLYLKTKFNFAGGALKVHAHEFLTGSTQVAGDGSELEKTMGTEIDLVYGKQLAKGVTWNIGYSHMFATDTMEALRGGDKGAIQNWAWTMLTFKPTLFTSK, from the coding sequence ATGAAAAAATTTATTTACCTCACTTCAATTTTGGTTTGCCTTATCGCTTATAAGGCGACAGCTCAATTCACCCTATCGGCTGAAGTCCGACCCAGATCTGAATTCAGAAATGGTTTTAAGACTTTGACCGATGAAAGTAAAGATCCCGCTTTCTTTACAGAGCAAAGATCCAGATTGTATATGGATTATATGGACGATAAATTCAAATTCAAATTGGCTCTGCAAGACATTAGAATTTGGGGAGAAACTTCCCAGATTTTTAAAGAGGAGTATGGCAAAACTTTTATAAGTGAAGCTTGGGGGCAGTATTATTTTACCCCCACTTTTTCAGTAAGGGCGGGTCGTCAAATTCTTTCCTATGACAACCAAAGGTTTTTAGGAGGATTGGAATGGGCCCAACAGGGTAGAAGGCATGATGCCTTGCTCTTCCAATACGAAGGTATTGAAAACAAAACCAAACTACATTTGGGATTTGCTTATAACCAAGACGATGATGTTGCGGAACCAGGCTTTTTGCAGGCTCCAGGAGCAGATTTCTATAGTGTAGGTGGAAACTATAAGACCATGCAATTTGCCTGGTTCAATAAAGGATTTGGAAGTAGCAGCCTTTCCTTGTTGGCTTTAAATGCAGGGTATCAAAATGCCGCAGATAGTTCTGTTTCTTATAAGCAAACATTTGGAGCAATTGGGTCTACTAGCTTAGGGGCTGTAAAATTGGCCGGAGATTTTTACTATCAAACTGGATCACAGGGAGGAAATGACATCAGTGCCCTGTTGGCAGGTGTAAATGCCACCTTCAAAACTCCTGTGACTCCTTTGACCCTCGGGGTGGAATACATCTCAGGTGATGATGATCCTACTGATGGCAAAAGCAACAACTTCAGCCCTGACTTTGGTACCAACCACGCCCATAACGGTTTTATGGATTACTTCTTCGTAGGTCCTGCCAATGGAGCAGTGGGGGTAACAGACCTTTACCTAAAAACCAAATTCAATTTTGCCGGTGGTGCTTTGAAGGTGCATGCACATGAATTCCTGACCGGTTCTACTCAAGTTGCCGGTGATGGCTCTGAACTTGAAAAAACCATGGGAACTGAAATCGATTTGGTTTATGGTAAACAGCTAGCTAAAGGAGTGACCTGGAACATCGGTTATTCTCATATGTTCGCTACCGATACCATGGAAGCCCTAAGAGGAGGTGACAAAGGAGCCATTCAAAACTGGGCCTGGACCATGCTGACTTTCAAACCTACCCTGTTTACTTCTAAATAA
- a CDS encoding Crp/Fnr family transcriptional regulator — MAEYIDRKHSMTCKKGQNFIIEGAPVHGLYFVKKGKVKVAKTGLNGKEQIVRLARDGEIIGHRGFGAGHFYQISAVALEDTQLCNFNTDTLNEMLHKIPSLTFDLMSFYAEELNRSETKVKKFAQMTVREKVIDALLYINRKFGQNKGYLNIQLSRKEIADFAGTNDEQVIRVISALKKEGLIVSSGKKLGIKNVELLSKEISDHNFFLDS, encoded by the coding sequence ATGGCGGAATACATTGACAGAAAGCACAGCATGACCTGTAAAAAAGGTCAAAATTTCATTATTGAAGGGGCTCCGGTCCATGGTTTGTACTTTGTAAAAAAGGGCAAGGTGAAAGTGGCTAAAACGGGTTTGAATGGTAAAGAACAAATCGTTCGCTTAGCCAGGGACGGAGAAATAATTGGTCACCGAGGTTTTGGTGCAGGACATTTTTACCAAATCAGTGCTGTAGCATTGGAAGATACTCAACTTTGTAACTTCAATACAGATACATTGAATGAGATGCTGCACAAAATCCCTTCCTTAACTTTTGATTTGATGTCTTTTTATGCGGAAGAGCTGAACCGAAGTGAGACCAAGGTAAAGAAGTTTGCCCAAATGACGGTGAGGGAAAAGGTCATTGATGCATTATTATATATCAACCGAAAATTTGGCCAAAATAAGGGCTATCTCAATATACAATTGTCCAGAAAAGAAATTGCTGATTTTGCAGGGACAAACGATGAACAGGTCATTCGCGTTATTTCTGCTTTGAAAAAAGAAGGCCTAATAGTATCATCCGGAAAAAAACTAGGTATAAAAAACGTAGAATTACTTAGTAAGGAGATCTCCGACCACAATTTCTTTCTTGATAGCTAA